The stretch of DNA CGCTCCCAGCGCCCTCTCCTACAAGGACGAGGATCTCGACGTTCGGGTCGTCCACTACCAACACGGCGACCTGCTGACCGGCGGCACGAAAATCGAGGGCCAGTTCCAGAACCTCATCGACATGCAGGACGACCCCCTCGCCTGCATCACCGTCGCGGGGCGCGCGCTCCGAAACCGCCCGGGCATCCTCGCCGACCTCGCGCAGGCGCTTCGAAGCGAGGACATCAACATCGACGCCGTCGCCAGCGGCATGGACTCCGTCACCTTCTACGTCAACGAGGACCTCGCTGAGGACGCCGAGTACATCCTCCACGAACAGGTGGTCGACGACGAGACGCTCTCGTCGGTCACGGTGGAGAGCAACTACGCCGTCATTCGGGTGACCGGCGGCGAACTCCCGAACCGCCCCGGCATCATCCTCGACATCGTCCAGCCCGTCTCGGAGGCCGGCATCAACATCCACGACCTCATCACCTCCGCCACCTCCGTCGCCATCTTCGTCGGCTGGGACGACCGCGAGCAGACGCTCGAAATCGTCCAGGAACAGACGCTGTAGCGGCGCTATCGCCCCTCGTACAGCCGCGTCCCGATCCGGGCCGGTAGCCCGGCTTCCTCGACCGCCGTGACGACTTCGTCCACGTCGTACGCCACCCGCCGCTCCTCGACGGTCACCGCGTCGCCGCCCGACCCCTCGCTCAGTTCGACCACCGCGTACCCCGATTTCGGGTCGCCGTCGCGCGGTTGGCCGACGCTCCCCGGGTTCATCACGACGCCGTCCTCGAAGACGCGATGCCCTTGGACGTGGGTGTGCCCCGTCACCAGCAGGTCCTCCCCCTGGAGCATCCGCGCCGAGAACTCTTCGGGGTAGGTGTAGCGGTCCGGGTCGTCCGGGTGCCCGTGGACGAGTTTTACCCGCCCGCCCGCGACGGCTCGCTCGGACGGCAGGTCGGCCAGCCACGCGAGGCCGTCGTCGTCCAACCGTTCGCGGGCGTAGTCGACGCCCGCCGCCGCTATCGAGTTGAACCGGAACGGCGTCTCGCCGGCCACCGCTCGGTCGTGGTTGCCCATGACGGTCGGGATCGACCGATCCCGCATCGCCGCCACGCAGTCGGCCGGCCACGGATTGTACCCCACCACGTCGCCCGCACAGACCAGCCGATCCACGTCCGGTAGGTCGTCGAGAACGGCTTCGAGGGCGACTCGGTTGCCGTGTACGTCGGAGATGACGCCGAGGCGCATGCGTCGCCGTACGTCGCCCGTCCTTTAGTTCCCGTCGGCGTCGCCGTTCACGATCCCCGTCGTCACGCCCTCGTCGACGGCGACCCCCGCCGCACAGACCGCATGCTCGAAGTCGCAGCCGTACGCCTCGCGGGCCGCCCCCGTCGCGTCCGTCGCCGCGAACTCGAACGCCCGCGGCTCGTCCTCCTCGTAGGTGGCGACGATGGTCGGTTCCGCGACCTCTTCGATCAGGAGGGCGTCCCGGCGGACGATCCCGATCGTCGCCGCGTCGTCCGCCACCACGCCCGCGATGCGTGGCGTGTCGTAGTCGTCTTTCTCGTAGTCGAGCGAGAGCAGCGCCGCCGCCAGCGCGTCGCGGGCGGGGTAGCCCAGATCCAATTTCTCGGTCACGGGATCGACGTGGGAGCCGTTGCCGAGGACGGCCCGGCCCTCGCTCTCGCGGACGCAGTTGTAGGCGATGTACGGGTTGTCCGTCTCCGGCGCGTCCGGCGTCGGGGTGACGGTGAGGATGCCCTCGCGCTCGACGATTCGGCGGTTCGGGAACGACCGGGACGAGACGCGGTAGGCGCCGACGCCCGGGCCGACGACGATGAAGCGGCCGACGTACATGCTCCACCCTCGCACCGACCGCCGAATGTAGGTGTCGGTTCTCGCGTGCCGCAAGCGCCCCGACGCCCGCCCCGTAACCACGCGTACGATCGACGTCGTGACGGCTCCCGGCCGACCCGCCACCGGTTCCCTCGCCGCCGGCGTCGGCACCCTCGCGCGTTTCGTCGTCACGTCGTCTGCCGGACCCGGAGGGACCGACGTCGGCTGGACCGCCGGCCTCGCCGACGCGGCGCACGCCCGGCTTTAGATGAGATCGAGCAGTCGCTGGTAGGTCGCGCCGAAGCCGTCGTCCGACCGCTCGCGGGGGCGCTCCACGTCCACGTCGATTACCTCCCGGATTCGACCGGGCTCTTTCGCCATGACGACGACCCGGTCGGCGAGCTTGACCGCCTCCTCGACGTCGTGAGTGACGAAGAGAATCGTCTTGCCAGTCTCCCGCCAGATGTCGAGGAGTTCGTCCTGTAGCAGCTTCTTCGTCTGGGCGTCGACGGCGCCGAACGGCTCGTCCATCAGGAGGAGCCCGGGATCGACCGCGAGCGCCCGGGCCAGCGCCACCCGCTGTTTCATGCCGCCCGAGAGGTCCCGTGGATAGGTGTCGGCGAAGCCGTCGAGGCCGACGAGCTCGAGCAACTCCCGCACCCGTCGCTCACGCTCCGTCGTCGCGACGCCGTCCCGTTCGAGGCCGAAGCCGACGTTACCGGCGACGGTCCGCCACGGGAACAGGTGGTACTCCTGAAAGACCAGACCGAGGTCGGTGCTGGGACCGTCCACCCGGGCGCCGTCGAGGACGACCCGTCCCGTGGTGGCGGGTTCGAGGCCGGCGATGATGCGAAAGAGCGTCGTCTTCCCACAGCCGGAGGGACCGACGATACAGACGAACTCCCCGTCGGCGACGTCGAAGGTGACGCCCTCCAGCGCCTGTACCGGGCCATTGGTTCCCTCGAACCGTTTGCCGATCCCCTCGACTCGAACCCGCGGCGTCTCTACCGCCACGCCAGCGCCCTCCGTTGGAATGCCCGGAACGCCACGTCGACGACGAGATACATCAGGCTCAACACGAGGATGTAGGTGATGACCACGTCGACCTGGAGGTTGTTCGAAGCCCGCAGGATCCGTCGACCGATCCCGGCGACGCCGAAGATTTCCGAGGCGACGACCAGCATCCAGCAGCGACCGATTCCGGTCCGCATCCCCGTCGTTATCTCGGGGAGCGACGCCGGGACGACGACCGTCCGAATGAGCGCGAGGTCGCCCTCGACGCCGAGGCTGCGAGCCACGTCCAACAGGTCCTCCGACACCCCTTCGACGCCGCCGTAGGTGGCGTAGAAGTTGATCCAGAACGCGCCGACGGCGATGATGAACGCCGCGCCGGCGTGGTTGATTCCGAACCACGCGATGGCGAACCCCACGAGCGCCAGCGGCGGCACCGGACGGAGGACGCGCACGACGGGGGAGGACACGTCGTCGAGATACGGGCTCCAGGCCAGTCCGATGCCCGCCGCGATTCCCAAGCCGGTGCCGAAGACGGCGCCGGGAATCCAGTGGAGGATGCTGCTACCCAGCGCGCTGGCCATTTCGCCGCTCGCCGCCTGCGCGTAGAAGGTTTCCGCGACCGCCAGCGGCGAGGGGAGGACGTACGACGGCTGGGTGAGCGAGGCGCCGGTCCAGACGAGGAGGAAGACGGCGACGCCGCCCAGGCCACGGCCGGCGCGACGCGTATCGACAGCGCCGAACCCATCGCCGAGCGTCCCGGCCGTCCCGTCTACGTCCTCCGTCACGTCGATGGCCATGTCACAGATCGTCGTAGACGCTGTAGTCGAAAATCTGTTCCAGCGACAGCCGGTCGTCGATCTGTCCGTTTGCCTCGGCGAACCGGGAGAAGATCTCGGTCCCGTTCTCGATCTCACGTGGATCGGTCACGAAGTTCGAGAGCGGCCCCTGGAGCGCCGACAGCGCCCGGTCGGCGTCCATGCCGATGCTCGACTCGACGATGTCGGCCGTCGCCTCCGGATTCTCACCGATGAACTCCGTCGCCCGGACGTGCTGTTCGAGGAACTGCGTCGCGACGGGCGTCCCGCGCACCTCGTCGCTCATCAGCGTCACCGCCGCGGGCTGACCGGGCATGACTTCGTTCGCGTTTCGGAACGTTCCCACCGCCATGTCCTCTTGGGCCGCCCGCGTCGGCACCGGCTCCATGATCGACGCGCCGTCGACCTCGCCGTTGGCGACGGCCTGCCAGACCGCGTTCGCCCCGTTGATCTCGATGATGTCGACGGTCGACGTCGACACGCCCTCCTGTTCGAGCCAGTAGCGGAGGAGCACGTCCGGCACCGACCCCTGCGGGAAGGTGCCGAACCGGAACTTCCGGCCCTTCTCCTCCCGCCAGACGGAGAACGCGTCGGCGCCGTGGTCCGCCCACATGGTCTGCAGCTCCTCGTGAGCCATGATCGCCATCGGCTCCTTGATGTTCGCGGCCGCCACCTTCGCCGGGATGCCGCGGTCGATGACGATCATCGACGGGACGATGCCGAACATCGCCACGTCGAGTTCGCCGCCGCCGTACGCCTGGATGATCGCCGGGCCGTCGGTGAACTCGCTGCCCTCGACCGTCGCATCGACGTTCTCGAAGTAGCCCTCCGACTCCATCACGTAGTACTGGAGGTCGGGGAAAATCGGCATGTGCGCCACCGCGAGCGTCCCGGAGCCGCCTCCGCCCATACAGCCGGCGAGTCCGACTGCCGCCGCGGAGCCCGCGCCCGCAAGATAGGAGCGGCGTGATATCCGTGTCATGTATTCCGTTGTCGTCAGATCCGTATAATCCGCCGGAAACTGGCAAGGCTGGTCCGTAGTTCGGACGGAAACGAACCGGCGATAACCGGCGTTACAACCCGCTCGATCGGTCAACGCCGTTTTCCCCACCCCATCCGTCTCCGAGATAGCGGCAAGTAATTCTTCTACGTTCCACCCGCCGTCCCCGTGTGCCCGAAGAGCCTTCACCGACCCCGCCGATCTAGCCACGTGTTCGATCCGGCCGACTACGATCCCGACGAACTCCGCTCGCTCGCCGGCGTCGACGACCCCGACGCCGAAACGGGCGTCAGCCTCCCGCCCGTCGAGGGGTCGGGCTACCGGCCGGCGGCGCCGGACGAACCCTCCCGGGAACAGTGCGAGCGCCTAGTCGCCATCGGCGGCGTCGACCCCGCAGCCCTCGGCGAGCGGCCCTACCTCCCCGTGTTCCCGGACGTGCCCGCCGGCCGCCGCGTCGGCCGGGATTGGATCGCCTACCTCGTTCGGACTGCGGGCGAGGCGGCGACGCGGGACGCCATCGCCCGCTACCGCGCTCTCGGCTGGCTCGGCGAGGACGCCGCGGCGACGCTCGACGCCCGAGTGGGCGACGCGGTGGCGGTACTGGAGCCGGGCGACGGCGATCTCGACCGCGCCGACCACCTCCTGAGCTTCGCGCACGTGATCCGGTTGCTGGGACTGGAGACGGCATAGCGCGGGACGGATCCGGATCACGTCCGTGCATTTTTCTCCTCGGCGCCCCTTTGATCGGCCGTGATCCGCCTTCTGCCGACGGGGGACCCCCGATGGACTTAGATCGGTTCGCGGCAGATCGCCCCGACGACGACGCACCCGGCGACGCCCGCGTCTGTGTCGTGGCCGCGCAACCGGACACGTTCGAGCGGTGTCGTGCCGGGCTCTATCCGGCCCCGCGATCGTACGACCGGACCCGTGAACCGTTCGACTACATGGCCTTCTACCGCACTGCGCCGGTGTCGGCGCTCACGCACTACGCCCGCGTTGTCGACCGGATCGAACAGCGACGCGGCGAGCCGGGACCGATGAACGAAACCGACTGGCAGGCGACGATCGACCCGTTCACCGACGAACGGGTCGTGCTGGTTTTCTCCCTCGACGACCTCGTTCCGCTCGATCGTCCGGTGGAAAACGATGTGACTGGCGTCCGGGGTGCGTGGTACTGCACGGTCGACGATCTCCGCGAGGCCGACACCCTGTCGACGCTGGCCGACCGCGCCGAGACTACTTGAGCCGCCACGCCGGTCGGTCGACGCGCACCCAGCGGTCGAGCGTGACGTCGTCGTCGCCGGTCCGTTCGCGTAACCTCCACGCGTCACGGTCCCAGTCCGCGAAGTACGAGTGCGACGTCCCGTGTGCGAACTGCCACCGATAGGAGCATTACAGCGTGCCGGACGCGGTGACGCCGCCCGAGGCGGCGGGTGAGACGTCCCTCGGACTGGAGTGAGGCGGACTCGGCGTCCCGATTTCGCAACACTCATAAGCGATTCGCGGTTATCACTGAATGCAGGTTCCGAAGAAGTATACGGAACCAAACATGTCAAGTCCCATGGGGTAGCGGCCAATCCTGAAGCCTTCTGGGGGCTTCGACCCAGGTTCGAATCCTGGTGGGACTACTCGATAGCTCCCTCATCGCCCGTTAGAACCCTCCAAAGCACCATTCGACCCTTCGCCGGTTCCGAACCTTTGCGGCCCCGCTCCCCGCCCGTTTTCGTGACACGATACGTTCATTAACCGTGGTTATAACGTTACCCGTCTCGGGGCCACTCGCCGGGTCCCCGCCGTGGGTCGTCGCGGTACACGGGGGAGAGCGCGAGACGGTGAGACGCCGATGGATCCTTAAGAGTGGCACACTATCATCGGTAAATACGGGGAGAGTTGCACGTAGCCGTTACAAAACCGTCGATGCGGTCATGGATTCGACTCACGAGCGAGGATCCGACGGTCACCGTGCGGTACACGAGTCGCGTCGCCAATCGAACGGACGAGGATGCCGCCTCGATGCACGACCGCTCGACTCCGTCGGCGGCGTTCACGAACATGGTGCCCGGAACACGACCCACTCGATTCCGGCGCTCGATGCAACCGCCGTCAACCCGACCGCCCCCGGCGACAGTCCGCCCACGAGCGTTAGCACCGGTCGAGGGGGTAGCATGAACGACCGTCCGACGACGGCCGGTGAGCGCACCGCTGTGAGTCGACTTACGGAACTCAGCTCACACCTCTGGGTTGGGGCGGTCGTCTTCTATGCCCTCGGCGACCTCCTCACCACGGGCTACGGGTTAACGATCGCCCAGGTCGCTGAAAGGGGACCACTCACGTTGCTGTTGTATCGACGATTTGGACTGCTTGCACTGATTCCGTTGAAGACGGCCGTCATGCTCGCCGCGTACCTGTGTTTTCTACTCCTCCCCGATCCGCACAACCTTGGCATTCCACTCGGACTGGCCGCGGTTGGCGTGTTCGTCACGCTCTGGAACGCGTTGGTCATACTCAGCGCATAGCGATGCCCGCTACGGGATCAGGACGATCGCTCCGAACAGCAGTGCGACGACGACCGTAACCACCGCCGTCAGCAACACACCGAAATACGGCAGGAGTCGTTCAGCCGCGTCGGACTGATCCATCCTGTTACGCAGGTTCATACTGGCGATCCGCCGTGGAGCCTCATAGCAGTACGTGCGCTATTATCGAATGTGATAGTGTGCGCGCGAGCACCGTCCTCCCATCCGTAGAACGGACGGTCACTCCGCTCGAACTCGGCGAGACACCGCGCCGTCGCGACGCCGTCGGCGCGCAACGAGTCGCGGCCCGGTGTGACGGGAAGCCGACGCCCTGGGGGCCGCCGAAACCACTATTGTAGCACAGTAACAATACTAACGTGGCTATGGCTACGATCGACGACGACACTCACTGGGCGGAGCGTCTGGAGCGGCGCCGGCGAGCGAAAGTCGAACAGTTCCGGGACTCGTCGCAGTCGCCGCTGCCGCCGAGACTGCGTGGCGAGGCGTTCCCGGGACTCGCGTACTACGATCCCGATCCCGAGTACCGGTTCGTCGTTCCGTTACACGAACACGAGACGAAAGAGCGCGTAACCGTCGAGACGACGGCCGACGGCGAGCAGACCTACGTTCGGTGGGGCGAGTTCCGGTTCCCGCTCGACGACGCAGAACGCACCCTGCAGGCTTACCGACCGGACCGCGACGTGGAACGGTTCTGGGTGCCCTTCCGCGACGAGACGAACGGGGAGACGACGTACGGTGCCGGTCGGTATCTGGATCTGGAGCCGGACACCCATCGAACCGACGGCGAGTGGGTGGTGGACTTCAACGAGGCGTACAACCCGACGTGTGCGTACAACTACGCGTACGAGTGCCCGATGATCCCCGGAGAGAACTGGCTGGGCGTCCGGGTCGAGGCCGGAGAGAAGGACTTCCCGGCCGACCCCGCCGAGCCGCACGGTCACGACCGCTGATCGACGCGGTCCGGAAGCCGGCAGAGACCGAACGGTCCGACAGCGTTTTGCCCACCAATATTGTACAATCAATGCAATGGTGGATGTCATCGTCATCGGTGGCGGGCCGGCCGGTCTGAGCGCAGCCGTCTACACGGCCCGAGCCGACCAAGAGACGCTGGTGCTCGACAAGGGCGGCGGAACCACTCGCGGCGTGGACTACATGGAGAACTTCTACGGCTTCCCGGACGGGATCTCCGGCGAGGAGATCGTCGCTCGGGGGGAGGCACACGCCACGAAGTTCGGCGCCGAGATTCGCCGGGAGGAGGTCGTCCGCGTGGCCGACGACGACGGCCACTTCGTGGTCGAGACGACCGACGACGAGTACGAAGCTAGAGGCCTCGTCCTCGCGACCGGTGCGTCCTACGAGACCCCCGCCATCGCGGACGTCGACGAGTACGAGGGTCGCGGCGTCTCGTACTGCGTGGAGTGTGACGCGTACTTTTACCGCGACCGTCCCGTGGCGGTGGTCGGTGCGGGGAACTACGCCGCCAAGGAGGCGCTGATGCTGCTCGATTACACCGACGACGTCCGGGTGCTGACGAACGGCGACGCGTTCGACGCCGACCCCGAACTGGCCGATCGACTCCGCGAGCACGCGGTCGAGGTGATCACCGACCCCGTCGACCGAGTGGCGGGCGAGGAGGAACTCGAACGCGTCGTCTTGCGATCCGGGGAGTCGATCGGGGTCGACGGCCTGTTCGTCGCCCTCGGCGCGGCCGGGGGGACCGACATCGCGGAGACGCTCGGCATCCCACAGGACGGTCCGTATCTCCGGGTCGACGAGGACCAGAGCACGACCGTCGACCGGGTCTACGCCGCCGGCGACCTCACCGGCGGGAACCGGCAGGTCGCAACTTCGATCGGCGAGGGCGCCGACGCCGCGATCAACCTCCTGGAGTCGTTCCGCGGCACCGACTACGTCGATTACCGGAAACTCGACGCCTGAGACGGCGTGTGACCCCGTGTCGCTACCGGCCGGATTCGGCGGCGTTGCCGGCCGTCGCGGTTGATCCCGCCGTCGATCGTGACGCCGACAGCTCCCTCGACATCCGGCCCGGAACCGACGACGGACGTGGAGCGGACGAACGGCGTCCCGTCGGCCGGCGCGTGGCGTCGGCGCGAGCGTACGCGACGACCGGAGCCACCGGCAGAACGGGACGCGCACCGCACACCTCCCGCCGCCGATCGTCTCACCAGAATTGTGAATATTACACACAACCATTTTACCACTGCGGTCCCTACTGAGCGGTACGAATGACAGAGCCGATGGCAGACCAACTCCGACGGGAACTGGCGTGTGAGAGCCTTCTCGAATGCTTTCACGGCCTCGGGGACCTCGACACGCAGTGCTTTCGGGTCCTCGTCGACGCCGGGGACCCCCTGACCGTCGACGAAGTCGCCGCGGCCGTCGACCGCGAGCGTTCGACGGCGTACCGATCGATTCAGCGGCTACGCACCGCCGGCTTCGTCCAGCAGGAACAGATCAACTACGACGACGGGGGATACTATCACGTCTACTCGCCGACCGATCCGTCGGCGGCCGCCGCCGACATGCAGCGACTGCTGAACGACTGGTACGTCAAGATGGGACGGCTCATCCAGCAGTTCGAGGACAAGTACGAGAGCGACGACGTCACTCCGCCCCCCGAAGGGTGACGAGCCGACGTGTCGCGATCCGACGGAGCGACACGAACCGTGGGCAGCTAGCGGGCGATTCCCGACGGCTTCCGACGGACGCCCGACAGCTTTCGACTCGGGCGAGGCGGACGACGAGCGGGCGGGAACTCGTCCCCACCCACGACGTGGCCCACGGCGAGCCGCGGTCGCGGCCGCTCACTCGTCGTTCCCGGCGACGATCGGTGCTCGAATCAGGTTCCCCCATTCGGTCCACGATCCGTCGTAGTTCCGCACCGAGTCGTACCCGAGGAGTTCGTGAAGGGCGAACCACGTAATCGAGGATCGCTCGCCGATCCGACAGTACGCGATGACGTCGTCGTCGGGCGTCACGCCGTGAGACGCGTACAGTTCCCGCAGTCGGTGTGGCGGCTTGAACAGCCCGTTCGAGTCGACGTTGTCCGCCCACAGAACGTTGATGGCGCCCGGGATGTGGCCGGCACGCTGTGCCGCCTCGTCCATCCCGGGCGGAGCCGTCAGCTCCCCGCGGTACTCTTCGGGCATCCTGACGTCGATGAGCGTCGTCTCGGAGTCGAGCGCTTCGTACACGTCGCGTCGAAACGCTCGATGTGACTCGTCCACCTCGGGAACGGTGTACTCCACCGTCGGGAACGACGGGACCGCCCGCGTCGTCGGAAAGCCCTGCTCCATCCAGTATTCACGGCCACCGTCCATCACCCGCACGTCGTCGTGGCCGTACATGACGAACTGCCAGTACAGGTGCGTCGCGAACCAGTTCGAGTTGTCGCCGTAGACGACGACGGTGGTATCGTCTGCGATGCCGTGATCACCCATGAGCCGCTCGAACTCGTCCGGACTCGGGATGTCACGCCACGTCTCGCTCTGCAGATCGGTCTCCCAGTCGAACTCACACGCGCCCGGAGCGTGGCCGTCCCGGTAGAACTCGCGGTTGACGTCGACCTCGACGAGTCGGAAGGCCGCATCGTCGTTTCGGAACCGATCGAGCCGATCGGCCACCCACTCGGGCGAGACGAGGGCCTCGTTCGAACGTCCCGTCGCCGGCTCCCGCTCCGAGTCGTCGTCCGGGCGATCCGGGCCGTTCTCCGGTGTGTCGTCCGAATGCATCGTTAGTATTCCTCCTCGACGTACCCCTTCGCCAGTTCGGCCGTCGCCCGACGCAGTCGATACGAGACCGTCGACCGAGGGATGTCGAGTTCGTCGGCGAGTTCGTCGAGCGTCACCTCGCGCGGCGTCTCGAAGTATCCCCGATCGACCGCCAGTTCCAGCGCCTGCTGTTGTTCGCTCCGGACCTGTCGGGACGAGAGGAGTTCGTGTTGCCACCCCGTCGCGTCCTCGAGGTGGCCGAACTCGAATTCGATTCCGTCAGCGAGTCGTGCGCCGATCGTATCGTACACCATTCCGATCTTTTCGTCGTTCTGCATGAGAACTCGCCACCGTGCTTCCCGGTGCGTGCGGACGACTTCGAAGACGGTCCCGCCCGTGAGATACTGCACCGTGATGAACGGGACTGCATCACAGTACGATACGTCCGAGAGGAGCGTGTAGACGACGCGGGAGCGATCGTCCGCTTCGAGCAGGCTGTGTCGTCGGGCACTCCGACACGCCCGAGTGCTGATCGACTCGCGGTCGAGCGTCTCGTCGAGCAACAGCGAGTCGAGTCGGTCGAGCGCCCCGGGCTCGCCCGTCACCCGCTCGATCCGCCAGAACTTATCCGTGTCGAGACAGGAAACGATCGCTTCGGAGCGGAGCGATTCGCTCTCGATGAAGGCGTCCATGTACGTATCGACGCCCGGCGTGTAGACAAGAGAAAAGAGAAATTCACGCATTATTTCATCTTTGTAAATCGACGAACTAACCCTTTACGATGCGACTCGATCGGTGGACGATCCCGCCGATGGCCGTACACGACTGCCCCCGATCCGCCCGTGCTATATTGTACAATACAGACAATAGTTAATACGGGAGCCGGGTAGTGTCGGATCGACGATGGATCCGGACGACTTCCCGACTCCCGACGAACCGGTCGCCGCACTGTCGGCTGCGGACCTCGAGAGCCGACCCGACGCGGGTGAGGTCGTGACCATTCTGGACGCACGCGCCGTGAGCGACGTCGAGGCGTGACGGATCGAGGGCGAGAACGTCCCTTACGACGAGTTCTTCGACGAGTTCGACGACGAGGCGTTCGAACTCGAACTCGGCCCGAACAACTGCGCGGCCAGTCAGGAGTCGCTCGCCGGCGACTGATCCCGCCGCCGGCCGACCGACCCCGACGCAGTTCGACCGTCGGCCGACAGTACCCACACCGCCGCCAGTTGTCCTGTGGCAACTGAACCCGTATGTCGATACGGCGCCTACGGACACTCGTGATGGACGGCATCGAACTGCTCGCTCGACTCCGATCGATTCGCGTGGATCGTCGCCTCGGACTCGCCGCCGTGGTGGCCGCCTCGCTGGCCGCTGCGGCCGCCACGTACGGTTGGCTCAACAACGACATCGTGACCGCCGTCTCCGGGCTCCCGTTCGTCCCGGCCGCGCTGTTGCTCGTCGCCATCGGCCTCTCGTTCGAGCAGCCGGACGAGCACGGGCCGGGACCGGGTGGGTCCGTGTAGCGTCGGTCACGGTGGCACGACGACTGCGACCCGCCGTCACCCTCCGGTGGGAGCACGGGTCGTACCGACTCGCCCTGCACCCTCGACGAGGACGGCACAAAGTGTCCCTCGGCGTGATGCTCCCCCTAACGCCGTCGCCGTCGCGATCCGACAGGTCGGGAACGTCCTCGGGAGCGACGCGCTCACCGTAGTGAGCGTGATCGTTATCCTCGGCCCGATGCTCCTCGCCGCCGGTGCCGTCGTTCCCAGTAGCATCCGCGAACTTCGGACCGAGGTCGAACCGGAAGCAGTCACGTCGACGAGCGACTGACGTGCCCGTCACGGTCCGGCGCCCCCCGATGGCCGTCGTCGGCTCACGCCGCCGAAATACGGAACGGCTATTTCGGTCCCGACGGAGTGTGCATATGAACGTCCCCGATCAAGAGTACGGACGGATGGAACGGTACGAGGCGGCCGAGGCCTTCGTTCGCCGGTGTTACGAGGAACTCGGTCGTGAGTCGGAGATCGACGACCGCCTGACGGAACTCTGGACGTCCATCGGGCGTCGGGACCACTACGTCCACACGTCGGCGGAACTCGAACGCGGGGCGAAGATGGCCTGGCGCAACAGCAACCGTTGCATCGGCCGACACTTCTGGGATCGCCTCCACGTCCTCGACCGGCGGGACGTCGACACCGCGGCGGCCGTCTTCGACGCGCTCCTCGATCACGTCGAGTTTGCGACGAACGGCGGTAACGTCCGGCCGACCATCTCGGTGTTCCCGCCGGCGGTTCGGGGCGAGCCGCAGGTTCGCATCTGGAACCACCAGTTGATACGCTACGCCGGTTACCGCACGGACGACGGCGTCGTCGGCGACCCCGACTCGACGGCGCTGACCGACTACTGTCGCGACCGCGGCTGGTCGGGAGCCGGGACCGAATTCGACGTGTTGCCGCTGGTGATTCAGGTCGGCGACGACGAGCCGGAGCTGTTCGAGATTCCCGACGAACTCGTTCTGGAAGTGCCGCTCGTGCATCCGGAGTACGACTGGTTCGAGGCGCTCGCCCTGCAGTGGTACGCCGTCCCGATCGTCTCGGACATGCGGCTGGAGATCGGGAGGATTCGGTACCCCGCCGCGCCGTTCAACGGCTGGTACATGGGGACAGAGATCGGGAGCCGTGATCTCGGCGACACGGATCGGTACGACGTCCTTCCGCGGATCGCCGACCGTCTCGGGCTAACCACGACGACCGACCGCTCCCTGTGGAAAGACCGCGCCCTGACGGTTCTCAACCGGGCCGTCCTGCACTCCTTCGAGCGCCACGGGGTCCGGATCGTCGACCACCACACTGCCGCCAAACAGTTCGCGCGGTTCGAGAGGGACGAGGAGGCGGCCGGGCGGACGGTGACCGGGGATCGATCCTGGCTCCTCCCTCCCAACGCCTCGTCGACGACGCACATCTTCCACGACACGTACGACGACGACGTGCGGACGCCGAACTTCTTC from Haloplanus salinus encodes:
- a CDS encoding metallophosphoesterase family protein — translated: MRLGVISDVHGNRVALEAVLDDLPDVDRLVCAGDVVGYNPWPADCVAAMRDRSIPTVMGNHDRAVAGETPFRFNSIAAAGVDYARERLDDDGLAWLADLPSERAVAGGRVKLVHGHPDDPDRYTYPEEFSARMLQGEDLLVTGHTHVQGHRVFEDGVVMNPGSVGQPRDGDPKSGYAVVELSEGSGGDAVTVEERRVAYDVDEVVTAVEEAGLPARIGTRLYEGR
- a CDS encoding IMP cyclohydrolase: MYVGRFIVVGPGVGAYRVSSRSFPNRRIVEREGILTVTPTPDAPETDNPYIAYNCVRESEGRAVLGNGSHVDPVTEKLDLGYPARDALAAALLSLDYEKDDYDTPRIAGVVADDAATIGIVRRDALLIEEVAEPTIVATYEEDEPRAFEFAATDATGAAREAYGCDFEHAVCAAGVAVDEGVTTGIVNGDADGN
- a CDS encoding ABC transporter ATP-binding protein, translated to MAVETPRVRVEGIGKRFEGTNGPVQALEGVTFDVADGEFVCIVGPSGCGKTTLFRIIAGLEPATTGRVVLDGARVDGPSTDLGLVFQEYHLFPWRTVAGNVGFGLERDGVATTERERRVRELLELVGLDGFADTYPRDLSGGMKQRVALARALAVDPGLLLMDEPFGAVDAQTKKLLQDELLDIWRETGKTILFVTHDVEEAVKLADRVVVMAKEPGRIREVIDVDVERPRERSDDGFGATYQRLLDLI
- a CDS encoding ABC transporter permease, translating into MAIDVTEDVDGTAGTLGDGFGAVDTRRAGRGLGGVAVFLLVWTGASLTQPSYVLPSPLAVAETFYAQAASGEMASALGSSILHWIPGAVFGTGLGIAAGIGLAWSPYLDDVSSPVVRVLRPVPPLALVGFAIAWFGINHAGAAFIIAVGAFWINFYATYGGVEGVSEDLLDVARSLGVEGDLALIRTVVVPASLPEITTGMRTGIGRCWMLVVASEIFGVAGIGRRILRASNNLQVDVVITYILVLSLMYLVVDVAFRAFQRRALAWR
- a CDS encoding ABC transporter substrate-binding protein, encoding MTRISRRSYLAGAGSAAAVGLAGCMGGGGSGTLAVAHMPIFPDLQYYVMESEGYFENVDATVEGSEFTDGPAIIQAYGGGELDVAMFGIVPSMIVIDRGIPAKVAAANIKEPMAIMAHEELQTMWADHGADAFSVWREEKGRKFRFGTFPQGSVPDVLLRYWLEQEGVSTSTVDIIEINGANAVWQAVANGEVDGASIMEPVPTRAAQEDMAVGTFRNANEVMPGQPAAVTLMSDEVRGTPVATQFLEQHVRATEFIGENPEATADIVESSIGMDADRALSALQGPLSNFVTDPREIENGTEIFSRFAEANGQIDDRLSLEQIFDYSVYDDL
- a CDS encoding FlaD/FlaE family flagellar protein translates to MFDPADYDPDELRSLAGVDDPDAETGVSLPPVEGSGYRPAAPDEPSREQCERLVAIGGVDPAALGERPYLPVFPDVPAGRRVGRDWIAYLVRTAGEAATRDAIARYRALGWLGEDAAATLDARVGDAVAVLEPGDGDLDRADHLLSFAHVIRLLGLETA
- a CDS encoding DUF1684 domain-containing protein, which encodes MATIDDDTHWAERLERRRRAKVEQFRDSSQSPLPPRLRGEAFPGLAYYDPDPEYRFVVPLHEHETKERVTVETTADGEQTYVRWGEFRFPLDDAERTLQAYRPDRDVERFWVPFRDETNGETTYGAGRYLDLEPDTHRTDGEWVVDFNEAYNPTCAYNYAYECPMIPGENWLGVRVEAGEKDFPADPAEPHGHDR